The proteins below are encoded in one region of Bacteroides uniformis:
- a CDS encoding sulfatase-like hydrolase/transferase: protein MKVSCTLVSVAALLPFSGSNAGNVQRDKSQRPNIVLVIADDMGWGDVGYQGAVDVSTPNIDALARRGVQFSQGYVSCSISGPSRAGILTGVYQQRFGFYNNLHPWAKIPEGQSTLGEMVRDCGYATGFVGKWHMADSPEQSPNRRGFDQFYGFWSDTHDYYRSTDKPGVELYDFCPLYRNGEIQPPLHESGEYITDCFTREAVEFIDKHASSPFLLCLSYNAVHSPWQVPEHYVNRLEGRRFHHEDRKVFAAMVLALDDGIGRVMESLRKNGLEENTLFILISDNGSPRGQGIECSTGYEYKDRGNTTMSSPGPFRGYKADTYEGGIRVPYIMSWPSELPQGMVYDNPVISLDIFPTVMQAVGGTSRQKYSLDGVSLLPYLKSEWPIDKRPHSTLYWRRDEDFAIRKGDWKLVYNDQGSTRKIQLFDMKDDKEEVYDLSGEYPELADSLLAEFDAWDAALPPCTNQTTWNGRVVVEPKEPQPVSRNFRYKEGYRRKVSEHNRRIYDAKYRRSVIGESFKLPYKGK from the coding sequence ATGAAAGTTTCATGTACATTAGTGTCTGTTGCTGCATTACTCCCCTTCAGCGGGAGTAATGCAGGCAATGTGCAAAGAGATAAATCCCAACGTCCCAATATTGTGTTGGTCATTGCCGATGATATGGGTTGGGGGGATGTAGGTTATCAGGGGGCGGTAGACGTATCGACACCGAATATTGATGCACTTGCCCGCAGGGGAGTACAATTCAGCCAAGGGTATGTGTCTTGTTCCATAAGTGGACCGTCTCGTGCAGGTATCTTGACGGGAGTTTATCAACAACGCTTTGGTTTCTATAACAATCTGCATCCTTGGGCAAAGATTCCCGAAGGGCAATCTACTTTGGGTGAAATGGTCCGCGATTGTGGCTACGCTACGGGATTTGTCGGAAAATGGCATATGGCTGACTCTCCCGAACAATCTCCTAATCGTAGGGGATTTGACCAATTCTATGGTTTTTGGTCTGATACCCATGATTATTATCGTTCTACAGATAAACCGGGAGTGGAACTTTATGACTTTTGCCCTTTGTATCGGAATGGCGAGATTCAACCCCCTTTGCACGAAAGTGGTGAATATATTACGGACTGTTTTACACGTGAAGCTGTGGAGTTTATAGACAAGCATGCTTCCTCTCCTTTTCTGCTTTGCCTTTCGTATAATGCCGTTCATTCGCCTTGGCAAGTTCCCGAACACTATGTGAATCGGCTTGAGGGGAGGCGATTCCATCATGAAGACCGGAAAGTTTTTGCAGCTATGGTGTTGGCTTTGGATGATGGTATAGGTCGTGTCATGGAAAGTTTGAGAAAAAATGGTTTGGAAGAGAATACTCTTTTTATTCTTATCAGTGATAATGGTTCTCCTCGTGGGCAGGGAATAGAGTGTAGCACCGGTTATGAATATAAAGACAGAGGTAATACGACCATGTCAAGTCCTGGACCTTTCAGAGGATATAAAGCTGATACTTATGAAGGTGGAATTCGAGTTCCTTATATAATGTCGTGGCCCTCGGAGTTGCCTCAAGGTATGGTTTATGATAATCCGGTAATCAGTCTTGATATATTTCCTACAGTTATGCAGGCTGTCGGTGGAACTTCCAGACAGAAATATTCTTTGGATGGAGTCAGCCTTTTACCCTATCTGAAAAGTGAGTGGCCTATAGACAAGCGTCCGCATTCTACGCTTTACTGGCGTAGGGATGAGGATTTTGCCATCCGTAAAGGAGATTGGAAGTTAGTTTATAACGATCAGGGAAGTACAAGAAAAATCCAGCTCTTTGATATGAAGGACGATAAGGAAGAGGTTTATGATTTGAGTGGTGAATATCCGGAGTTGGCAGACAGCCTTTTGGCCGAATTTGATGCTTGGGATGCTGCCTTGCCTCCTTGTACAAATCAGACTACTTGGAACGGACGCGTAGTAGTGGAGCCGAAGGAACCACAGCCTGTCAGCCGTAATTTTAGGTATAAAGAAGGTTATAGGCGTAAAGTGTCCGAGCATAATCGTCGCATTTACGATGCGAAGTATAGGAGGAGCGTTATCGGTGAGAGTTTTAAGTTGCCTTATAAAGGGAAATAG
- a CDS encoding glycoside hydrolase family 172 protein: MKRIVLISVLFSFVFLSHAQIWKVPEGHETRWTSFENPTGAKGTAAQANKGAKGSAFGRIMAGDSCVLLSQQGPGIINRIWLTVSKRNPKMLRALRIKFYWDNSVVPAVDVPLGDFFGNPLSRTSRFENCFFSNPEKRSFNCCIPMPYRTGAKVVFVNTSDEDLTHLFYDINFTKLPEWDSEMSYFHAVWREDKSTKLGVDYTVLPQLSGRGRFLGVSLGIFANKAYETTWWGEGEIKFYIDGDKEFPTLSGTGVEDYIGTAWGQGEYSHRYQGCPIANADSCWWSMYRFHVQDPIYFHHDIRVTLQQIGGAPYQKVLELYKAKVPLVPVTIDRSGKLKFYRLLDENSDLHITDKDFPPGFVNFYRQDHVTSTAYFYLDRPAV, translated from the coding sequence ATGAAAAGAATAGTTCTTATATCAGTCTTGTTTTCGTTTGTTTTTTTGAGCCATGCCCAAATATGGAAAGTGCCTGAAGGCCATGAAACGCGGTGGACAAGTTTTGAAAATCCTACCGGTGCCAAGGGAACGGCAGCTCAAGCCAATAAAGGTGCAAAAGGAAGTGCTTTCGGCAGAATCATGGCGGGAGACAGCTGTGTATTGTTGTCTCAGCAAGGACCCGGGATCATTAACCGTATTTGGCTGACAGTCAGCAAACGTAACCCTAAGATGCTTCGTGCGTTGCGTATCAAGTTTTATTGGGATAACTCTGTTGTTCCGGCAGTGGATGTCCCTTTGGGAGATTTTTTTGGGAATCCGCTGTCACGTACATCTCGTTTTGAGAACTGTTTCTTTTCTAATCCGGAGAAGCGTTCTTTTAACTGTTGTATTCCGATGCCTTACCGCACCGGTGCCAAAGTGGTGTTTGTGAATACCTCGGATGAGGACCTGACACACTTGTTTTATGATATTAACTTTACTAAATTGCCGGAATGGGATTCGGAGATGAGCTATTTTCATGCTGTCTGGCGTGAAGACAAATCCACCAAGTTGGGAGTGGATTATACTGTTCTTCCCCAACTATCGGGCAGGGGGCGCTTTTTGGGGGTAAGCTTGGGTATCTTTGCCAATAAGGCCTATGAAACTACTTGGTGGGGAGAAGGTGAAATCAAGTTCTACATTGACGGAGATAAGGAATTTCCCACATTGAGTGGTACGGGAGTTGAAGACTATATTGGTACGGCTTGGGGGCAGGGCGAGTATTCCCACCGTTATCAAGGTTGTCCGATTGCAAATGCGGACAGTTGTTGGTGGAGTATGTATCGTTTCCACGTGCAGGACCCGATTTATTTTCATCATGATATAAGAGTTACATTGCAGCAGATTGGAGGTGCTCCATATCAAAAGGTACTCGAACTGTACAAGGCGAAGGTTCCTCTTGTACCGGTTACTATAGATAGAAGCGGTAAACTGAAATTCTATCGTTTATTAGATGAAAATTCAGACCTACATATCACGGATAAAGACTTTCCGCCAGGATTTGTTAATTTCTACCGCCAAGATCATGTAACTTCAACAGCATATTTCTATTTGGATAGGCCTGCAGTCTGA
- a CDS encoding glycoside hydrolase family 172 protein, with protein MKNTMMKKFFVGLFSLLMGVGSAFAQTNMSSEMYDLAKMKEGLRNRRVSSYDRTGNNRDHLKAIKPGETAVLADIKGAGVINHIWITMSPGPRQLSRNDIILRMYWDGSDEPSVVSPIGPFFGQGWNEQYNYASFALSSGPNGGTGLCSYFAMPFAKGARIEIENQTDVNIGAFYYYIDYVEMKELPKDMGRFHAWFNREITEALPEGETEWGSVGKQTENKDGADNYVFADIKGKGHFVGLNYYVQCPTPMWYGEGDDMWFIDGEKQSSLIGTGTEDLFNTAWCPKEPYQHIYFGYPRVNNDVGFLGRTHVYRFFIQDPVFFEKGLKATIEHGHNNCLTLDLATVAYWYQDKATAVPAIPDKAGRKLKPMVNNVMIHKWRHEWRKNKGNKADLWGDE; from the coding sequence ATGAAGAATACCATGATGAAAAAGTTTTTTGTAGGTTTATTCTCCCTTTTGATGGGAGTAGGCAGCGCTTTTGCGCAGACCAATATGTCTAGTGAAATGTATGACCTTGCCAAGATGAAGGAAGGCTTGCGCAACCGCCGTGTCAGCAGTTATGACCGTACGGGCAACAACCGTGACCACCTGAAGGCCATCAAGCCGGGCGAAACGGCTGTCTTGGCCGACATCAAGGGGGCAGGCGTAATCAACCATATCTGGATAACGATGTCTCCGGGACCGCGCCAGCTTTCCCGTAACGACATCATCCTTCGGATGTACTGGGACGGCAGCGACGAGCCTTCTGTCGTGTCCCCCATCGGTCCCTTTTTCGGCCAGGGATGGAACGAACAGTATAACTATGCTTCTTTTGCCCTTTCTTCCGGTCCCAACGGTGGTACGGGTTTGTGCAGCTATTTCGCCATGCCTTTTGCCAAAGGTGCGCGCATTGAGATAGAGAATCAGACGGATGTCAACATCGGCGCCTTCTACTACTACATAGACTATGTGGAGATGAAGGAACTGCCCAAGGACATGGGACGTTTCCATGCGTGGTTTAACCGTGAGATTACCGAAGCGCTTCCCGAAGGGGAGACCGAGTGGGGTTCCGTGGGTAAGCAGACGGAGAATAAGGACGGAGCCGACAATTATGTGTTTGCCGATATCAAGGGAAAGGGCCATTTTGTGGGATTGAACTATTATGTACAGTGCCCTACCCCCATGTGGTATGGTGAAGGCGATGACATGTGGTTCATCGACGGTGAAAAACAGTCTTCCTTGATAGGAACCGGTACGGAAGATTTGTTCAACACCGCCTGGTGCCCGAAAGAGCCCTACCAGCATATCTACTTCGGCTATCCACGTGTGAATAATGATGTCGGATTCTTGGGGCGTACACATGTCTATCGGTTCTTTATTCAAGATCCCGTCTTCTTCGAGAAAGGGCTGAAAGCCACCATCGAGCATGGACACAACAATTGCCTGACGCTCGACCTGGCTACCGTTGCTTACTGGTATCAGGACAAGGCGACGGCTGTCCCGGCCATTCCCGACAAGGCGGGCCGTAAGCTGAAGCCGATGGTAAACAATGTGATGATACACAAATGGCGTCATGAATGGAGAAAGAACAAGGGGAACAAAGCGGACCTTTGGGGGGACGAATAA
- a CDS encoding sulfatase family protein has product MKKISLFPLLAATTVSQMMFSSCSSEQEKEQPNFVLIFCDDMGYGDLGCYGNPTIHTPNIDRMASEGMKFTQFYVGASVSTPSRSALMTGRLPVRNGLYGDKRDVLFPDSKAGLGQDEVTVAKLLQQNGYATACVGKWHLGHFSPYLPTDHGFDDFFGIPYSNDMRPASLMRGDSVLEIKPEQGELTRRYTEYAVDYIKKNKNRPFFLYLAHTFPHTPLHTNERFEGRSNRGLYGDVVEELDWSVGEVLKALKENGLDENTLVIFTSDNGPWLVQRLNGGSAGALRQGKSTCWEGGLRVPAVFRMPGRIAPCTQQGMMATMDILPTFLNMAGIPLPEGVTLDGMDQTPMLWEQRESSRDEMYYWRGSHLLAVRKGPWKIHFSTLTDPYTRHAVWERPEIPFLYNVEEDFSEQYEVSEKHPEIVKELVELAEKHKAEMKIKASVCDFGR; this is encoded by the coding sequence ATGAAAAAAATTAGTTTATTTCCATTATTGGCTGCTACTACGGTTTCTCAAATGATGTTTTCGTCTTGTAGTTCGGAGCAGGAGAAGGAGCAGCCGAATTTTGTATTGATTTTCTGTGATGATATGGGATATGGAGATTTGGGGTGCTATGGAAACCCTACCATACATACCCCGAACATTGACCGTATGGCCTCGGAAGGGATGAAGTTCACACAGTTTTATGTGGGCGCTTCTGTTTCTACGCCTAGCCGCAGTGCACTGATGACCGGCAGGTTACCGGTTCGTAATGGACTGTATGGCGATAAACGGGATGTTCTTTTCCCGGATTCCAAAGCAGGATTGGGACAAGATGAAGTGACTGTTGCCAAACTGTTGCAGCAGAATGGATACGCTACCGCTTGTGTAGGTAAATGGCATTTGGGGCATTTTTCTCCTTATTTGCCTACTGACCATGGTTTTGATGATTTTTTCGGAATACCTTATTCGAACGATATGCGCCCTGCCTCATTGATGCGGGGGGATTCTGTTCTTGAAATCAAGCCTGAGCAGGGAGAATTGACACGGCGTTATACCGAATATGCTGTAGACTATATCAAAAAGAATAAGAATCGTCCATTCTTCCTTTACTTGGCACATACTTTCCCCCATACGCCGTTGCATACGAACGAGCGTTTCGAAGGCAGGAGTAACCGGGGGCTGTATGGCGATGTGGTCGAGGAGCTGGACTGGAGTGTGGGTGAAGTATTGAAAGCCTTGAAGGAAAATGGTCTGGATGAAAACACATTGGTCATTTTTACCAGTGACAACGGACCATGGTTGGTACAGCGCCTGAATGGAGGTTCTGCCGGTGCTTTACGTCAAGGGAAGTCTACCTGTTGGGAAGGAGGTCTCCGCGTTCCGGCTGTTTTCCGTATGCCGGGCCGAATAGCGCCGTGTACGCAGCAAGGCATGATGGCAACAATGGATATTTTGCCGACATTCTTAAATATGGCAGGTATTCCTCTACCTGAGGGAGTGACACTTGACGGAATGGATCAGACTCCCATGTTGTGGGAACAGAGGGAGTCTTCACGTGATGAGATGTATTATTGGCGTGGCAGCCATTTACTGGCAGTTCGTAAAGGTCCTTGGAAGATTCATTTCAGTACCCTTACCGATCCTTATACCCGGCATGCTGTTTGGGAACGCCCGGAAATTCCTTTCTTATATAATGTGGAAGAAGATTTTTCTGAACAATATGAGGTTTCGGAAAAACATCCTGAAATAGTGAAAGAGCTTGTGGAACTTGCAGAGAAGCATAAGGCGGAAATGAAGATTAAAGCTTCTGTATGCGACTTTGGACGTTAA